In Candidatus Binataceae bacterium, the genomic stretch CAGGGGGTGCGTTTGGACAGCGGCGATCTGGCGGACCTCAGCAAACGAGTGCGGCGCTACCTCGATGGTGAAGGGCTGACCCGCGCCACCATTTTTGCCAGCGGCAACCTGGATGAATACGCTATCGCCGAACTGGTGCGTTCTAAGGCGCCGATCGATGCCTTTGGCGTGGGCAGTGCGCTGGCGGTCAGTTTGGACGCCCCAGTGCTCGATCTGACCTATAAGCTGACCGAGTACGCCGGCTCGCCGCGCTTCAAATCCGCCCATGGCAAGATAACCTTGCCTGGTCGCAAGCAGCTCTTTCGTGCCTGGGACCGCAGTGGCCAGTTTTATGCCGATGTCGTCGCCCTGTTCGAAGAGACCACGGCCACCGTGACGCGCGAATTCAAGCCCACCCCCGAGCGCGTAATGCCGTTATTGGAACCCTGCCTCGAGCACGGCCAGCCGCGTCTCCCGCTGACGGAGCTGGCCCAGGCGCGCGAGGAGTTTCTGAGCGAATTTGCCCGCTTGGACCAGCGCTACAAGGCGTTGGAACGCCCCGATAACTTCCGGGTGCGGTTGAGCGCCGCGCAAAACGCAATGTTGATCGCGGAGAAGGTCAAGGCGGCACGCCGCCAAACCTGACTTCAGCGTCAGGGGGGCGACAAGTTTCCCGGTTGTAAGCTCTGCGCTTTCCCGTTGTAAATTCTGCTCTCTTCGCGGTCAGGAGTTGCGCAAAAGCCTTGCGAATTCTTGGCGATCTGTCCGGGTATAAGCCTTGCTTAGTGCCACCACGGTAGCTCTTGGTCCCTTGACGGACAGGCACCGGAAGGTGTTCTCGGTTGCACAGCCAGACGCACAGCTCCCGCTACGGTAGGCTGACTATTATTTCCTGCGCCCCCACCCAGGCGACGGACGCGCGGTTGGCAGCGCTGGCCAGGTTCTGCGGTTTGACCCCGACGGGTTCTGAATCGCTCGGCGGTGAGCCCGACCTTGAGTGCGATGCGCTCATCGCCAGCTTCGCGGCATTTGCCCAACTCACCCATGCCGCGCGCTCCCAAATTTTGGACGAAGAGCGCTTGGTGCTGCTCTACGCCCAGGAGCAACAGGGATGCGCGGCTCCCGACAATCTCGTTGGCGCGCTGACGCAGGGTGCCCTGCGCGGTCCCAGCGCTATTTCAAGCTCCCCGCTCAGGGTTACGCTGGCCCAGGAGATGCCGCCGGGGTGTCGTCAACTGCGCGGGCTTTCGTTCGAGATCGTTCCCGACCAGGCGGGTTGGCGAGCTTTTGTCCCTCAGGTCGGCTCCCCAGCACTGGAACCCGTCGTGACGCTTGGCGGGAGCCCATGGCTGGTGCGGGTCCGGCGTGCTCAAGGCGATCTCTTCCTGCTCGCCGGGGGCCGTGCGCTGGACCTCGACGCAGCTTGCTCGGCGGCTGGGATCCAGCCGCTACAGTACCTGGAATTGCTGCCCTGGCTGATTTTCATGCGCACCGCGGGAGGCGAAGCCTGCTGGCATAATCCCAATCCGCGCGCCTGCCTGCTGATCGACGATCCCTTGCTGCGGCCCCGCTACGGCTATCTCGATTACCACCAGTTGGCACTGGCCATGGACGAGCATCGCTTCGCCACCTCGATTGCATTCATTCCCTGGAACTATCGCCGCAGCCAACCCCGCGTCGCCGCCCTGTTCCACCGCCGCCCCGGCCAATTCTCGCTGTGTGTGCATGGCTGCGATCACACTGCCGGCGAGTTCAAGCGCGGGAGCGTCGCCGACTTGCGTGACAAAAGCCGGCTGGCGCAGACCTGGATGGCCGCTCATCGCGACGCCACCGGTATCGAGCACGAGCCGATCATGATTTTTCCCCAGGGCGGTTTCATTAAGGCGGCGCTGCAGGCGCTGGACGCGGAGGGCTATAAGGCGGCCATCAACACCTCCGTCCTGGCTGCTGACTGGCAAGTAGGCGATCTGACTTGGCGCGATCTGCTTGAGGTTGCGGTGACGGCCTACGGCGGTTGTCCGCTATTTGCCCGCTGGTACCCGCGCGATCTGTTCGCGATCGCTTTTGGCGTCTTTGTGGGCAAGCCCGCCTTTGTGGTCGAACATCACGGCTATTTCAAAGCCGGATGTGAGCCGCTGGCCGCGTTCGTGACCAGGCTCAGCCAGCAGATCGAGCAACTGGAGTGGGACTCTCCGGGAGAAATCGTAAATGGAGCGGCGCTGATAAAGTGCGCGGGTCCGCATGAGCGATGGCTGCGGTTTTACACTGACGATTTCGTCTTCAAGAATTCTTCCTCGCAAGCTGCAACCTATCGCCTGTATCGCCGCTTGACTAACGGCGAGCCAACCGGGCTGATTCATGATAACCGCCCGCTTGACTTCGAGTTACAAGGCAACGATCTGGTGGCGCAATTGACCACGGAACCCGGCCAACGTGTCCGAATCAGGCTTTTGCGCGCCAAGGAGCCGGCCTGGGGCCCGGGACCTCGTCGCCCGCCGTGGTATCGAGCCCAAGTCGCTTCTCGCCGGCTGCTGTCGGAATTGCGCGACAACTATCTGTCCCGTAGCCCATGGCTGCTGGGCCAGGCCAAAGGGCTTAGCGCGATTTTGCAACGTGCGGCTGGTCTGTGAGGGCACAACCGAGGTAAGGCTGGAAGCGTGCATCGCATAATCGTGATTTCTGACTTCAACGCAAGCAACTTGGCGGCTCTGCTCGCGCGTTCGGACGCGATCGAGGCTCACTGCGCGCCCTTCGGCCAGGTGATGCAATGCCTGCTTGGCACCGCACCGGCCGCCGTGCCTGCCGATGCCGATATCGCGGTGGTTTGGACCACTCCCGAGGGGGTGTCGCCAGCCTATCGCCGTCGTCTGCTGGGCGAGGGCGCAAGCCTGGAGGAAAGCGCAGCCGACGCGCGCCGCTTGGGCGAGGCCCTCGCTGACCTGCCCAGCCATATCCGCCATATCCTGGTGCCAACTTGGTCGGCCACCCATCCTCTCTTTGCGCGCCGTAACCTGCTCGATTTCGATCCCGAATACGGGCCGGCGGCGGCGCTGCTGCGGATGAACGCCACGCTTGCGGAAAGCGCGCGCGCGGACCGGCGAATCTACCTGCTCGACTCCAGCCGCTGGCATGGCCTGTGCGCGGCTATCGCCTATGACCCCCGCCTGTGGTACGCCAGCAAGACCCCTTTTTCGCTGGATCTGTTCAAGCTGGCCGCAGCCGATTTAAGCGCCGCGATTCGCGGCATGGATGGGGGTGCCAAGAAACTTCTGGTCCTTGATCTCGACGGAACGTTGTGGGGCGGAGTAGTGGGCGACGACGGTTGGGAGGCGCTGCGGGTGGGCGGGCACGATCCGGTGGGTGAGGCCTATCGCGATTTTCAGAGCGCTGTGCGTGCGCTCACCCGCCGCGGCGTGGTGCTGGGGATCGTAAGCAAAAACCACGAGGCCGTCGCCCTCAACGCGCTCCGCAGCCATCCCGAGATGGTGCTGCGGACGGAGGATTTCGCGGGCTGGCGGATCAATTGGCAGGACAAGGCGCGCAATATCGTAGACCTCGCTCAGGAGCTTAACTTGGGCCTGGATGCCGTCGTCTTCATCGATGACAACCCGGTGGAACGCGACCGTATCCGCCAGGCCCTGCCCGAGGTGCTGGTTCCGCAATGGCCCTCCAATCCCGCCTATTATTGCGCCGCCCTGGCCGCGCTGGACTGTTTTGACGGCCCCGTCGTGAGCGCCGAAGATCGGGCGCGCACCGCCATGTACGTTGCCGACCGCGAGCGCAAGCGGCTGCGCCAGGATGCTTTGGGACTGGAGGACTGGCTGCAAAGTCTACAGCTGACTCTGGAGGTGGAGCGCCTTGGGGAATCCAACCTGCCGCGCGCCGCCCAACTGCTCAACAAGACCAACCAGCTTAACCTCAGCACCCGCCGTCTTTCCGCCGCCGAATTTATGGCCTGGTCCGGGCAGGACGATCACGTAGCGCTGGTGTTCAAGGTAACCGATAAGTTCGGCGATTATGGACTGGTAGGAATTGGTACTTTGGCGCTGGAACCAGACCACAAGAGCGCGCAAATTGTGGATTTCGTCCTGAGCTGCCGGGCGATGGGGCGCAAAGTTGAAAATGCGATCATCGCGGTGTTAGCCTCCAGCGCGCGCGCCGCGGGCGCTAACCGCCTAGTCGCACAGTATATCCCCACGCCCAAAAACGCTCCTTGTCTGGAAGTCCTGGAGGGGCTGACGGTAAACTCAAGGCCCGAAGAATACCTCTTCGTGTGGAACCTGGAGCAAGAACCACCCTGGCCCGATTGCGTCAAGCTGGTGTGGAAGGATCAGCTGGCGGAGGCCGTTCGCGGCAAGGTCGCGTCGGTATCGGCATGAAAGATCGTGATGAATCGGTCGGCACCGGCCATGGGCTGGGAGGAACAAGCGGGGTGGGCGCGATCGCTCAAAGCGCCAAAAAAAACGCCTGGCGCCGTGCCTCCAATCGGATTTTGCACCTCTTGGCGCGAGTCTGTCCCGGCAGTTACAGCCTGCGCCCACGGCTCCATCGATGGCGCGGCGTGACCATCGGGCGCGGGGTGTTTATTGGCGAGGATGTCTATCTCGAGAACGAATACCCCGAAGCGATCGAGATCGGTGATAATTGCGAAATTGGACTGCGCACCGTCATTCTGGCCCATCTGCGCGGTCCAGGCCGAGTGGTGATTGAGCCCAATGTCTTTGTTGGGCCCTGTTGTCTCATCGCCGGCGCCAATGGCCGGGTCTTGACCATTGGTGAGGGCGCCGTGATTGGCGGCGGTGCCGTGATTACCGCGGACGTGCCTGCTGGAGTCCTGGTTAAGCCGCCTGCCTATCCGAGCGCCGCCCAGGTTCAGGTGCCGCTGGTGGGCGCGACCTACCAGGAATTTCTGCGCGGGCTACGACCGCTTCGCGCAAACCGCCGCTCGAACCGCGGCACTCCGTCAGTTGCGATCGTCAAGGCTGAGGTGAATGAAATTGGTCGATCAAATCAAGCTTGAATCGTATCAAGATGACTCCGGGCGCCTGGTTACTTATCAGGCCCTTGAAGCGGCGGTCTACCGCGCAATCGATCTGCTCAATGAAACCTTGGCCGAGGGCCAGCAACTCGCTAAATCGCCCGGGACCATACTGGCCGACCGCGGCGGGCGTCTGGATTCGATGGCTATGGTCAATCTGATGGTTTTTGTCGAAGATGCGGTATTCTCGGAACTGGAACGCGAAATCGACTTGATCGGCGTCAATCCCTTACAACCCGAAGACCTCAAAACGGTGGATACTCTAATCAATGCGCTAGGTCGACTCCTCAGTCAGTAGCCACTTAATCGCGCGGCACCTTGCCCCAGCGTCGCTTTGTAGTGGACCAATTGATGATTGCTATTTTACGATCGCCCAGTCGCCCTACAGAGTGTCAGAGATCCATTCGACACTCGGTCCCGTGGATTGCGCTTTCCGCCTGCTCTGACAAAATGCCGAAGCCGGTCATCGAGCAGGCCAAAGGGTGGCGCTCCCGCGTCATCCTAAGTGCCAGCTAAGAAACTGGCAGCTAGGACTCACTGGAATGAAACTCTCCCGCGGACGCCTGTCATAGCGGACCCCTTGTTTTCGGTATCCGTTCGACACCTTAGTAGGTGTTTGTGAGGGCGTGCTCGCGATGCTCGCGCTAGTTGAGGACAAGCTTCCGAGTCTGCTCCGCGTCCGCTATTATTCGAATACGCTCAGCTCATAAAAAATCTCTGGCGGCTTAGGCCCTCGGCGGACAGTGCAAGCCGCACGAAGCCGCGTCTCGATGTGCGTTCGTTCCGGCGGCTGAGGATCTTCAAGAATCCGGTCAGTAGGCTTACTTTCGGCAGTGGGTATTAATCATGGGTGTGGAACTTTTTGGCCTTCGCTTCGAGGGTCTTAGTCAAAAGCTTACTTATCGGTGGTTTTTGGTTTCATATAAATGGCGTTGAGTGAGTACTAATTCGATTAGTATTATCTGATTGTCGCCGTGGACTTAGCGCGGGATAATGCTTAGCGCGAATGAAGGTCGGCCAGGCGGGCGGCGGCTTGGCGCAGACAGCGCTCTGTGGTCGGCCAATCGATACAGGGGTCGGTGATGGAAACGCCATAGGCAAGGTCGCGTGCAT encodes the following:
- a CDS encoding HAD-IIIC family phosphatase, with protein sequence MHRIIVISDFNASNLAALLARSDAIEAHCAPFGQVMQCLLGTAPAAVPADADIAVVWTTPEGVSPAYRRRLLGEGASLEESAADARRLGEALADLPSHIRHILVPTWSATHPLFARRNLLDFDPEYGPAAALLRMNATLAESARADRRIYLLDSSRWHGLCAAIAYDPRLWYASKTPFSLDLFKLAAADLSAAIRGMDGGAKKLLVLDLDGTLWGGVVGDDGWEALRVGGHDPVGEAYRDFQSAVRALTRRGVVLGIVSKNHEAVALNALRSHPEMVLRTEDFAGWRINWQDKARNIVDLAQELNLGLDAVVFIDDNPVERDRIRQALPEVLVPQWPSNPAYYCAALAALDCFDGPVVSAEDRARTAMYVADRERKRLRQDALGLEDWLQSLQLTLEVERLGESNLPRAAQLLNKTNQLNLSTRRLSAAEFMAWSGQDDHVALVFKVTDKFGDYGLVGIGTLALEPDHKSAQIVDFVLSCRAMGRKVENAIIAVLASSARAAGANRLVAQYIPTPKNAPCLEVLEGLTVNSRPEEYLFVWNLEQEPPWPDCVKLVWKDQLAEAVRGKVASVSA